In Haladaptatus sp. QDMS2, a single window of DNA contains:
- a CDS encoding PIN domain-containing protein, with protein sequence MASQTEFAVLETSFLVDFLNGDEYTLKALEFLREEVAEFVVPAITMYELYSGAIRSNAADDSPAAVDHALSWASVRPFDADQALTAARIRAQLLDDGNPIPVPDILIAAAAEVTDHTVLVTTDHHFTALTVQQLEYIIRRPNR encoded by the coding sequence TTGGCAAGTCAAACTGAGTTCGCGGTTCTCGAAACCTCCTTTCTCGTTGATTTCCTGAATGGCGACGAATACACCCTTAAAGCTCTCGAGTTCCTGCGTGAGGAAGTAGCTGAGTTCGTGGTTCCGGCAATCACGATGTATGAATTGTATTCGGGTGCGATTCGGTCGAACGCGGCAGACGATTCGCCTGCTGCGGTAGACCACGCCCTCAGCTGGGCGTCTGTCCGCCCGTTCGATGCTGACCAGGCACTTACAGCCGCTCGCATTCGCGCTCAGCTGCTCGACGATGGGAACCCGATTCCTGTGCCCGATATTCTAATTGCGGCTGCGGCGGAGGTGACCGATCACACGGTACTTGTCACGACTGACCATCACTTCACGGCTCTGACAGTCCAACAGTTAGAGTATATAATCCGACGGCCGAATAGATGA